A genomic stretch from Clavelina lepadiformis chromosome 5, kaClaLepa1.1, whole genome shotgun sequence includes:
- the LOC143459886 gene encoding uncharacterized protein LOC143459886: MALRIVYPAWQCSRYRPLYPFEDDGAEAIFFHPHMRRRINPFRELENFLNGSCLALSSDAKKNEDKSSDSDDKKIFKHDFNLKGFQPNDVKVKTIGQKLVVEAENEEKSGKDGFESYTRRQYHQSIVLPDDVRPDDVTSSLNENGVLRISAPFLSLPAPEEVEKEVVVRREDKAESSSTINNDLISDKKDEAEAADKMD; the protein is encoded by the coding sequence ATGGCACTTCGTATTGTCTACCCAGCTTGGCAATGTTCTAGATATCGCCCTTTGTATCCTTTTGAAGATGATGGTGCTGAAGCGATATTTTTCCATCCGCATATGAGAAGAAGAATCAATCCATTTCGGGAACTTGAGAATTTTCTGAATGGATCTTGCTTGGCGTTGTCTAGTgatgcaaagaaaaatgagGACAAATCATCAGATTCCGACGACAAGAAGATATTCAAACATGATTTCAACTTGAAAGGATttcaaccaaatgacgtcaaagTAAAAACGATTGGACAAAAACTGGTCGTGGAAGCGGAAAATGAGGAAAAATCGGGCAAAGACGGATTTGAATCCTACACTCGTCGACAGTATCATCAATCGATCGTTTTGCCTGATGATGTCAGACCTGATGACGTAACATCAAGTTTGAACGAGAATGGCGTGCTCCGGATTTCAGCTCCTTTCTTGTCCCTTCCTGCTCCGGAGGAAGTAGAAAAAGAAGTTGTTGTGCGGAGAGAGGATAAAGCGGAAAGTTCCtcaacaataaacaatgaCCTAATCAGCGATAAGAAAGATGAAGCAGAAGCAGCAGACAAAATGGACTAA